DNA sequence from the Alkaliphilus metalliredigens QYMF genome:
AGTTTTTTACAGGATTACAGAGGGGATTTTCCAGAGGCTAACTTTTCAAGAGCAAAGGCGTTTTCTGAAGAAAATTTTTCGAAAATAATCTCCAATCAATCCTTAGATTTTGATAATAAAGATGAAGAGCACATGGATAAATTTATCTTCTCAACCCATGTAGGTAGAGACAGTACTTTGATATACGAAAACAATGACCCTTTTCATAATGCTACATACCAGGTTGAATATCACAAAGATAGTAAAGAAGTTACCCTAACCCTTAGGAGAGCTGTTGTGCCTCCCAAAGAATATACAGAGGAAGAACTAGATGCTTTAGCTGAAGAAATATTATCACCATTAGATCATATTGGGTTTTTATATAAACGGAAGGTAAATTTTATGTTAGATGATGGAGGACTTTCTAGTATCACCCATTCCTATATTGAAAAAATTGACGGTATATACGATGAACAACGAAAAATTCAATTGATACTAGAATCCAGTGGATTAATACGAGAGTTTTACATTGTTGATCACGATAATGTAGAGATGACACCCCCCTCCATTTCAAAGGAAGAAATTCTACAACAAATTAATCCAGAGGCTGTAATTAAAGAGATCTTCAAGGTGAGAAATCTAGAAGGTGAAATAGAGTATGAGGTCCATTTCACTTATGGAGATACTAGCTATGGAGCTATTTTTGACGGAGATAGTGGGGAGTTAAAATATACTGGTAGGAATATGAGGAAATATAATCAATCTTGAATTCGTATTCCATTTAAAATGTGGAAATTCTTTTACCATCAGTTCTAACGAAATAACTGTGTATAAGAATGGAAAAGCATACATTCTAAAAGGTGAGAATGGGTCGCTTTTTATAAAGGTTACATCTTTTTCAGTGAAGTGATCAAAGAAGAGCAAGCAAAATAAGTTCAAGTGTAACTGCATGAATATAATTTGTATTTGATAAAAGATACAAAATAATCACTAATTTCTTAAAGAAATACTTACTATCCCTGTAAATTTACTGTAATGGATAATTATAAAGCTTTGAGAATATCAAAAGTACTATTAAATTAGTTTTTAGAATTTTTAAAGGAGAGATTGTTATCAATATTGGTATATTTTGCGCATTTAGTTTTTATTCTTATTCCTTTTTCACTTGAGCAAGTTATTGACTCCATTTGGTTTACTATAACTAGAATGAGTATTATATTTATATTTGTGATAGCCCTAAAAACTATCGAAAAAATAAAATAATGCTCTAAATATTGCAGAGGTCACTATACACTATCTTTTAAAGGCGTAATTGATGCATTATATGTAATACGAAGGGGGCATTATTAATGCAAAAATGCAGCAATTGTTCAAGTCAATTTAAACGTAAAAATATTATTAAATCTGTATGGTTAAGGGGATACTCACCTATTCTATGTGAAAATTGTAATACTAAACATTATTTTAATGTCTCAACAAGATGGATTGTTGGATTATCTATAGGAGGCCCATTATTTATGTTATACAGGCCTTTTTATTATGGATACTATATTCTTTTAGGATATATACTTTGGTTGGCATTGGTAATCTATTTAACACCATCTTTTGCAAGATACCATATAAAAGCTGGAAATATGCTTGAAAGATATGGAGGAGGAAACAACATGCCTATAATTTATAAAATTTTGATTAGTATATTTTAAATTACGGGAACAATTTATCCCAAAGAAACTCTTAAGATAACAAAAGGGTGGCAATTTAAAGATGATGTTGAACCAAGTGCAATTTATATAACAATTAATAGAATAATTGCTGTCGTTTTTTTAGTTGTTATTTGGTTTATATTTCCTAATTAAGTTTGTGACAGTCAAATTTTCTTGAATTGCCAAGGAATTAGATTAATGTTTAAGTGGTAGAATTTTTTTAAGGCGTAACAGATGGGAAAGATGACATAGCTATGCTAGTTGATAATATAGTAGGAATAATTACACATTACTTTCAAGAAACTTATTTTTAGATTTAATCTGGAGGTGTTTCTTATGAACAAATTTAAAGTATTTCTCTATACAAGATGGACTTTATTTTTTACTATACTTACGCTTATTTATTACGGTATTAGGTATGGCCAAAAAATAATTAGTCTTTTTGGTGCTATTGTACACCTTATAATTATTCTCTTTATTGCAATTGAATTTTTCTACAAAAAAGAAAAAAGGAAAACTCCATAATGATAGTCATAATTAATAATCTATCCTACAGATCCCAACACAATGCCTAATCTTTTAAGACGTATCAGATGTAAAGTGTGCAATAAACATCCATTATTATAAAAGCGTGTTTTAGGGGGAGATAATGATGAAAGCTATAAGTAGATTATCAGGATTTACTTATACAATACAAAAGCTAAATATAGCAATGAGCTTTGTATTTCTTGCTAATGGACTTATCAGGTCAACCTTACTATCGTTAGTTTTCTTTATTCTTTGGGATATTCTACTATATAAACTCTTTGTTAAACAGAGAAAAGAGAAAAAATATTTGTTTTCATATTTTTTCATTGCTGCTTTAATAGGAGTATTTTTCTTAAAAGCTGGGTTAGTGATAAATCTATACCATCGTATTGTATGACATACTGTCTTTTTTAGTCGTCACAGATGAGTTATGTTTAACAATATATTATTCTGTTTGAGAAGCGAGGTGAAGG
Encoded proteins:
- a CDS encoding TIGR04104 family putative zinc finger protein, producing the protein MQKCSNCSSQFKRKNIIKSVWLRGYSPILCENCNTKHYFNVSTRWIVGLSIGGPLFMLYRPFYYGYYILLGYILWLALVIYLTPSFARYHIKAGNMLERYGGGNNMPIIYKILISIF